In Haladaptatus cibarius D43, the sequence CGAGCGGGCAGTGTCGCCCGCTCGAATTTCGCCGACGATTCCAGCAACCGTTTCCCGAGGGGCGAGGCGAATCGCCACGCTCGTTGCGGCGTGTCTCCTCGTGACTGTTCTCGTCTGGAACGCCGCGACGCTCGGCTACGTCCAAACGCCGGAGCAGGTGAACGACGTTGCCGACCCGGCGGAACACCGATGGAGCATGTTCGCTCCCGAACCGTGGGGCGTCGATAGCTGGTACGTCGTCCCCGGGACGCTCGAATCGGGGCGACAGGTCGATGCGTTTCACGACTCCGACGTTCGCTGGAGTCGGCCCACGGATGCGAGTTTGGGCTATCCGACCCACCGATGGTACAAATATCTCCTCGACGTTCAAAGCCCACAGAACGAACGGCTTCGACCGCACTTTACCGACTACGTCTGTAACCGCTGGAACAGCAACCACGAGGACGATCTCACCAACGTCTCCGTCTACTACGTGCGCCAACCGACGACCCTCGATGGGCCGGAACCGACGGAGCGAGTAAAACTGACGACCGGGCCGTGTCCGTAATTCTCACGACTTACGTCATCGTCGGTTGCACGAACTCACGTGCCACGTCGAAGTGACGTGCTTCGATGACGATTTCGTCCGCGCGCTCGTTCGCTTCTTCCGGACTCCACTCGTCGGCGGCCTCCCGAATCGCCCGCATTGAAGCGTTTCTGACGAGAGCCTCCAAATCCGCACCCGTGTAGCCCTGCAGTTCTTCCGCAAGGGCATCCAAATCCACGTCGTCGGAAAGCGGTTTGTCGCCAGCGTGAACCGAGAGAATCTTGCGCCGTCCTTTCTCGTCCGGCGCTGGTACCTCGATGTGGGATTCGATTCGACCGGGACGCAGCAGGGCCGGGTCGATGGCGTCCCGGCGGTTGGTCGCCGCGAGGACGACGAGATTCGGGTTTTCGGTCAGACCGTCGATTTCGGTCAGCAGTTGGGAGACGACGCGCTCCGTGACTTCGTGTGATTCGCCGCGTTGGCTTGCGAGCGCGTCGATTTCGTCGAAGAACACGATTGCCGGGGAGGCCTGTCTAGCTCTGTCGAACACCTCCCGGACGGATTTCTCACTCTCGCCGACGTACCTGTCGAGGAGTTCCGGCCCGGCAACCTGCACGAAGTTCACGTCGCTTTCGCCCGCCAAAGCTCGCGCGAGGAGCGTTTTCCCGGTTCCGGGCGGGCCGTAGAGGAGAACGCCACTCGGTGGTTCCGTCTTTGTCGCTTCGAACAGATTGGCGTACGAGAGCGGCCACTCCACCGCTTCGATGAGCGTCTGCTTTGCTTCGTCAAGGCCGCCAACGTCCTCGAACGAGATTTCCGGGGCTTCCGCGACGAACTCCCGCATGGCGGACGGTTCGACGCTGGCCATCGCGGTGTTGAAATCCTCGCGGGTGACTTCGACCGAAAGAAGTTCTTCGTCGTCCGAACCCTCGTCTCTCGCTCGGCGGAGCGCGGCCATCGCCGCCTCCGTGACGAGCGCGTGGAGGTCGGCCCCGACGAAACCGTGAGTAGTGGCCGCGAGTCGTTCGACGGATACGTCGCCCGTGAGCGGCATGCCGCGAGTGTGGACTTCGAGGATTTCGCGGCGGCCCGCTTCGTCCGGGGCACCGATTTCGATTTCGCGGTCGAATCGACCACCGCGACGGAGCGCGGGGTCGATTGCGTCAACGCGGTTCGTCGCGCCGATGACGACGATTTCGCCGCGCGATTCGAGGCCGTCCATCAGCGAGAGCATCTGTGCGACCAACCGATTCTCCATGTCGCTTTCGTCGTCGCGCTTCCCGCCGAGGCTGTCCACTTCGTCGAAGAAGATGATGGCTGGGGCGTTTTCGCTCGCCTCGTTGAAGATTTCGCGGAGGCGTTCTTCGCTCTCGCCCTTGTACTTGCTCATCACTTCCGGGCCGGAGACGGAGACGAAATGCGCGTTGACCTCGTTCGCCACCGCCTTTGCAATGAGGGTTTTCCCGGTTCCGGGCGGGCCGTAGAGCAGGACGCCTTTCGGCGGGTCGATACCCAGTCGGCGGAACAGCGCTGGGTTCGACAGCGGCAGCTCGACCATCTCCCGAACGCGGCGGAGTTCCTCGTCCATGCCGCCGATGTCCTCGTAGGTCGCCCCTGTGACCTCCGTCGTGTCAGTCACTTCGCTCGATTCGTCGGAGGTGGTCGGAATCACGGAGTCCGCGAGTTTCGACAGGGAGACGTTTACCTCGGTGTCGGTCGTCACGCGGACGGTTCCGCCGGGGTCGGTTTTCGAGACGACGAACAGGCCCGCATCGCCCAATCGTTCGATTCGTGCGCGTTCCCCGGCGCTGACCGGTCTATCCAGTAGTTCGCGTTTCGTCGCGGATTCTAAGGTGTCCACGTCGTCGAGCGAGAAGTTCGCCTTCGGAACGACGGTTATCGACTCGGCGTCGGAGATGGTGATGGGCCGAACTGATACCTTGTCGCCAATTTTGACGCCCGCATTGGCGCGGGTTTCGGCGTCGATCTGCACCGTGTTTTTGGGAACCGTACTCGCGGCGGGCCACACCTTGACAACTGTCGTTTGACCGCCTTCGAGGGCGATAGTGTCGCCGCTCAGGACGCCGAGTTGTTTTCGTGCGCCATCCGTAATTCGGGCGATACCCCGCCCGCCGTCTCGCTTTTCCGCGCCCCTGACGGTGAGAGAAACCGTCGGTTTTTCAGTCATATCGCTTACTCGTCGCCCGACCATCTTCAGGGTTTCCCGCAGAAACGCATTTGTCCGATGGTGACCTGGCTTCAATTATGGTGTCCCAAACCCAGCGCGACGACCTGACATGGTACCGATGTGAGGAGTGCGGGTTGTTGTTCGACGACCGAGGAGATGCCAAACAGCACGAAACGAACTGCGACGCGGAAGACCCATCCTACATTCAGTAGGTGGTTCGACTAACCGATTATTTTCGATTCGCGCAGGCAGAGTATTGAAAGGGGTTGCCGTCGTTTACGTTCTATGGGATACGACACGACTATCGGCTGGTCGCTGTTCACGTCAGGCGTCGTCACGCTCCTCCTGAAATGGCTCCCCTACGATTCGCTCTACTGGGGTATCGGCCTCCTCCTGGTGGGATTCCTGATAATGACACGGCGACTCTTCTAACGAAGAGAATTGAGCAACTGATGAACACTCGTTTCACGCCGTTTCACCGGTACAAATCGTATTTTTAGATTCACTCTAAATCTAATTTTGTTAAATCTAATGAACATATTCATACTCCTGCTCGGAAAGTAAAACACGAATGGCCGACCACCGCACCCAATTTCTCAAGGCGTCGTGGGTCAACGTCATCACGAACGTCCTCAAAATCGTGGTAGAGGGCGGACTCGGACTGGCGTTCGGAAGCCTCGCGCTCGTGGCCGACGCCGCCCATTCCGTCGCCGACCTGCTGGCCAGTGCGGTGGTGCTGATTTGGGGCCGCCTCTCGTTCGAAGGCCCGGACGAAAATCACCCACACGGACACGAGCGCGTCGAACCTCTCACCGCCCTGTTCGTCGGCGGAATGCTCGTGCTCCTCGGTCTGCAACTGCTCGCTGACGCGTGGCAAACGATTCAATCTTCGCCCGAATCACACTACAGCATCTACCTCGTGGCGGCGCTCGCGTTCGCTTTCGCCGACCGCTACTTCTGTTACTGGTACACGAAGCACGTCAATCGGGAAGTTCAGTCGCCCGGCCTGTCGGCACTGGTCGCCGACAGCAGAAACGACCTCTACACGACCGGCGCGGCGGTCGTGGGCGTGGCGGGAATGGCGGGTGGGTTTCCCATCCTCGACCCGATTGCGGGCGGATTGGTTAGCCTGCTTGTCATCCACCAAGGTATCGAAGTCGCGCGCGAGAACGTCGATTACCTCATCGACTCAGCCGCCCCGGAACACGTCCGCGAGGAACTACGGGACGAGATTCGAACTCACGACGACGTTCACGGGGTGCACGATTTTACGGTGTACCACGCCGGAACCGTCTACGAAGTCGAGTTTCACGCCGAAGTGTCCGCAGACCACAGTTTCGTCGAAGCGCACGACATCGAGACGGATTTGAGAAACACGCTCCTGTCACGGGACGACGTCGGCGACGTTCACATCCACTTAGACCCGGCAGGAATGGGTGAGTGGAAGGATGCCGAGGAAAAGAGAGTGTCGTCGTCCGCGAACTGACTTTTAACGGGGCAACGGGGATTTTACGCGATTACGAGCAGGGTAGACATCCCGAACAGCAGGAGTCCAATCCCGTAGAACACCGACCACGCGCCGGCGTGGTCGCGGTTCGGCGGGTCGAACACGTCGTTTGACCCCGCCGAACCGAGGGCGGTTGCCGCCCCGGCAGGAGTACCACTGCGTATGACGCCTGCACCGTCTCCTCCACTCGCCGCGCGACCGAGGAGGAGCATACCCGTGGCGACGGCAGCTAAAAGCACGTAGCCGCGGATGGAGGGCGGAAGCACGTACCCGACTGCGACAGTCCCGCCACCGAGCAGAATCGTGTATCGTCCGACGTTTCGAGCGAGGAAATTCCAATCCATACATTCTATTGCGCATCAATCGTTAAATGTTTTCTCCAAAACTGAAAATAAGTACATTCACCTATTTTTCACAGGGGGAATTATTGTGCGACCGTTCGGTAGGCAACACGGCCGATAACCGCGATTCCGAGAAGAACGGAGACGACGCCGGAGAGGAACAGCAAGACGAGGAGTAAAAAGCCCCAATTCAGGTAGTTCAATGGCGTCGTGAAAATGTAGCGAAGCACGCTCAAATTCGCCGACGTGATACCCAACAAACCGAGCAGTATCGCTCCGTTTCCGAGTGCTAATTGAGTCAGAGTGTTCTTCATTCGGAACAGTTTCGATAAATACCAAAAATAGATTCCGTATCGTTACTGGTTCAGTTCGACAAATTTAGGCGGCGGTGGCACAATTTTCCCACGAATGCCGCCAATCGAAACCTATCTGACTGCAATCGTCGTCCTCCTCACGCTCATCGCCGCGCTGTTAGTCGGTGTCGTCGTCAGCCTCGGTGCAGGCGCGATGGTGAGTTCCTCTTTAGTGCTGGTTCTGCTTGGAATCATCTTCATGACGATTCACGCAGAACGAAATTCAGCCTAACTCCGCCCGCTCGCGGTGTTCGTCCGCCAACCGCTCCGCGTGTTCGCGCGACTGGCAGGCTTCCCAGCGAACCTGTTCGGCCCTGCTGTAGGTCAACTCGGTTTTCAGTTCGTCGCGGAGGACGCCGCTGCCGATTGTTTTTATCTCGCCGCCGGAACCGAGTTCGTACATCCCCCAGCGCTCCGGGGCTTGTCCAACCGTCGCCCTGTCGAGGGACTGCCAGCGCTTTTTCAGGGGCATTTCACTCCTCGTTCACGAACTCGAACGAGCGTTCTCCCAGTTCGTCCTCTTCGAAGACGAAGACGCGCCCACGAGCGATTTCCGGGTCTGCCTCGATTTCGACGGCGTGGCCGTCCGAGCGAACCGTCACGCCGGGGAACAGTTCCTCTTCCTCGCCGGGTTCGATGATGATTCGGCCGACGCCGGTCGATTCGAGGATTTCGTCGTGCGTATCCCGGTCGTTGACGTAGGTCATGACGCCTTCCGTCTCGGTCGGGTCGGTGACGAGCACTTGGATGAGTTTGCCGGGTTGGGTTCTAAGGGTGTCCTGCACCTTCTTCGGAACGCCGTTGTAGAACGCTTCTCGGCCGTCAGTGTATTCGACGACGATACCGTCCTTCGTGAGTTCGACGCCGAGTGTGTCGGGGGAAATGTCGCTCCGGACGCTCATACTCCGCATTTGGGTAGGGACGGGGAAAAGACCCGCGTTCCGCGATACATCTCGTCACCGATACGCCTCGACACCATCATCCAGTTCGAAACCGGCCACGGGAATCAAATAATTGGAACGGGTACTGCCGACTAATGGAAACTGCCGTAATAGCCATGCGACTGGTCGCCGGACTGTTGTTGATTCTGGCGAACGGATTTTTCGTCGCCATCGAGTTTGCCCTTACCCGTGTTCGCCAGTATCCGGAATCGGAGTTCGACACTCCCGGACTGCGGCGAGCGTGGGAGATGACAGACAACCTCGAACTGTATCTCACCAGTTGTCAGGTCGGAATCACCGCGTCCAGTATCGCGGTCGGTATCGTCGCCGAACCGGCACTGGCAGCCATATTCGAACCACTATTCGGAAATACGGCTCTCGCGTCAGTCGGCGCAGGGGCACTTATCGCGTTTCTAATTATCAATCTCCTCCACCTGACACACGGAGAACAGACGCCGACATATCTCGGCGTGGAACGCACGAAGTTCGTCTGCCGGTACGGAGCGACCCCGCTGTACTGGTTCTACCGCGCCATCGCACCGATAATCACGCTCGGTGACGGGGTGGCGAAATGGACTCTGCG encodes:
- a CDS encoding DUF7128 family protein, encoding MVSQTQRDDLTWYRCEECGLLFDDRGDAKQHETNCDAEDPSYIQ
- a CDS encoding CDC48 family AAA ATPase, encoding MTEKPTVSLTVRGAEKRDGGRGIARITDGARKQLGVLSGDTIALEGGQTTVVKVWPAASTVPKNTVQIDAETRANAGVKIGDKVSVRPITISDAESITVVPKANFSLDDVDTLESATKRELLDRPVSAGERARIERLGDAGLFVVSKTDPGGTVRVTTDTEVNVSLSKLADSVIPTTSDESSEVTDTTEVTGATYEDIGGMDEELRRVREMVELPLSNPALFRRLGIDPPKGVLLYGPPGTGKTLIAKAVANEVNAHFVSVSGPEVMSKYKGESEERLREIFNEASENAPAIIFFDEVDSLGGKRDDESDMENRLVAQMLSLMDGLESRGEIVVIGATNRVDAIDPALRRGGRFDREIEIGAPDEAGRREILEVHTRGMPLTGDVSVERLAATTHGFVGADLHALVTEAAMAALRRARDEGSDDEELLSVEVTREDFNTAMASVEPSAMREFVAEAPEISFEDVGGLDEAKQTLIEAVEWPLSYANLFEATKTEPPSGVLLYGPPGTGKTLLARALAGESDVNFVQVAGPELLDRYVGESEKSVREVFDRARQASPAIVFFDEIDALASQRGESHEVTERVVSQLLTEIDGLTENPNLVVLAATNRRDAIDPALLRPGRIESHIEVPAPDEKGRRKILSVHAGDKPLSDDVDLDALAEELQGYTGADLEALVRNASMRAIREAADEWSPEEANERADEIVIEARHFDVAREFVQPTMT
- a CDS encoding DUF5796 family protein; amino-acid sequence: MSVRSDISPDTLGVELTKDGIVVEYTDGREAFYNGVPKKVQDTLRTQPGKLIQVLVTDPTETEGVMTYVNDRDTHDEILESTGVGRIIIEPGEEEELFPGVTVRSDGHAVEIEADPEIARGRVFVFEEDELGERSFEFVNEE
- a CDS encoding DUF7508 domain-containing protein, coding for MPLKKRWQSLDRATVGQAPERWGMYELGSGGEIKTIGSGVLRDELKTELTYSRAEQVRWEACQSREHAERLADEHRERAELG
- a CDS encoding cation diffusion facilitator family transporter produces the protein MADHRTQFLKASWVNVITNVLKIVVEGGLGLAFGSLALVADAAHSVADLLASAVVLIWGRLSFEGPDENHPHGHERVEPLTALFVGGMLVLLGLQLLADAWQTIQSSPESHYSIYLVAALAFAFADRYFCYWYTKHVNREVQSPGLSALVADSRNDLYTTGAAVVGVAGMAGGFPILDPIAGGLVSLLVIHQGIEVARENVDYLIDSAAPEHVREELRDEIRTHDDVHGVHDFTVYHAGTVYEVEFHAEVSADHSFVEAHDIETDLRNTLLSRDDVGDVHIHLDPAGMGEWKDAEEKRVSSSAN